One window of the Salvia splendens isolate huo1 chromosome 1, SspV2, whole genome shotgun sequence genome contains the following:
- the LOC121801175 gene encoding 60S ribosomal protein L15 gives MGAYTYVSELWKKKQSDVMRFLLRVRCWEYRQLPAVVRVTRPTRPDKARRLGYKAKQGYVIYRVRIRRGGRKRPVSKGIVYGKPTNQGVTQLKFQRSKRSVAEERAGRKLGGLRVLSSYWINEDSTYKYFEVILIDPAHTTIRNDPRINWICNPVHKHRELRGLTSAGKKYRGLRGRGHLHHKARPSRRATWKRNQTLSLRRYR, from the exons ATGG GTGCTTACACGTATGTGTCGGAGCTATGGAAGAAGAAGCAATCCGATGTGATGCGGTTCCTGCTTAGGGTTCGCTGCTGGGAGTATCGCCAGCTTCCCGCTGTTGTGCGCGTTACTCGCCCCACCCGCCCCGACAAGGCTCGCCGCCTTGGCTACAAGGCCAAGcag GGATATGTGATCTACCGAGTTCGTATTAGAAGAGGTGGAAGGAAGAGGCCAGTCTCCAAGGGTATTGTCTATGGAAAGCCCACCAACCAGGGGGTTACCCAGCTTAAGTTCCAACGCAGCAAGCGATCTGTTGCCGAGGAACGTGCCGGGCGGAAATTGGGTGGTCTTAGGGTTCTGAGTTCTTACTGGATCAATGAG GACTCAACCTACAAGTACTTTGAAGTCATATTGATTGACCCAGCTCACACCACTATTCGCAATGACCCAAGGATCAACTGGATCTGCAACCCAGTCCACAAACACAGAGAGCTCCGAGGTCTCACCTCTGCTGGAAAGAAGTACAGGGGTCTCAGAGGCAGGGGTCACTTGCACCACAAGGCGCGCCCATCCAGGAGGGCCACATGGAAGAGAAACCAGACCCTGTCCCTCCGTCGTTACCGCTGA
- the LOC121754190 gene encoding calcium-transporting ATPase 10, plasma membrane-type-like isoform X2, with protein MGSYLKDFSDVKPKNSSEEALQRWRKACWLVKNRKRRFRFTANLSKRFEAREIQKSNQEKLRVAVLVSHAALSFIQGISYSVPEDVKGAGFEIDADELGSIVEGHNVKKLKVHGGVEGLVGYSLLINESSLTGESEPVNVSAENPFLLSGTKVQDGSCKMLITTVGMRTQWGKLMATLSEGGDDETPLQVKLNGVATIIGKIGLFFAVITFAVLVQGLFSKKMIQGTVWSWSIDEALEMLEYFAIAVTIVVVAVPEGLPLAVTLSLAFAMKKMMNDKALVRHLAACETMGSATTICSDKTGTLTTNHMTVVKACFCGKIKEISSSMEKSTFCSDIPDSVVTMIQKSIFNNTGGDIVLTENGKIEVLGTPTEAALLEFGVFLGGDFKAERQASKLVKVEPFNSEKKRMGIVLELPGECFQAHCKGASEIILSACDKTLNSAGEVVPLDEETYNFLNETIEQFANEALRTLCLAYKDIEGDYKADSLVAFEGYTLIGIVGIKDPVRPGVKESVAICRSAGIMVRMVTGDNINTAKAIARECGILTDDGLAIEGPEFRTKSDEELQKIIPKLQVMARSSPMDKHTLVRHLRSTFQEVVAVTGDGTNDAPALHEADIGLAMGIAGTEVAKESADVIILDDNFSTIVTVAKWGRSVYVNIQKFVQFQLTVNVVALIVNFSSACLTGQTPLTAVQLLWVNMIMDTLGALALATEPPTNDLMKRTPVGRKGNFISNVMWRNIFGQSIYQFVVIWYLQTAGKAVFRLHGDDSELILNTIIFNSFVFCQAFNEINSRDMEKINVFKGILDNYVFVGVLSCTVFFQAIIVEFLGTFANTHPLTWQQWLASILIGLLGMPIAAAIKMIPVGSR; from the exons ATGGGGAGCTATTTGAAGGATTTTTCCGACGTGAAGCCGAAGAATTCATCTGAGGAGGCGCTGCAGCGATGGCGGAAAGCTTGCTGGCTGGTGAAGAATCGGAAGAGGAGGTTCCGCTTCACCGCTAATCTGTCAAAGCGTTTCGAAGCGCGCGAGATCCAGAAGTCCAATCAG GAGAAGCTTAGAGTCGCGGTATTAGTTTCCCATGCCGCTCTTAGTTTTATTCAGG GTATAAGCTATAGTGTGCCTGAGGATGTCAAGGGGGCAGGTTTCGAAATAGATGCGGATGAACTAGGGTCGATTGTCGAAGGTCATAACGTAAAGAAGTTGAAGGTTCATGGTGGTGTTGAGGGTTTAGTAG GTTATTCGTTGTTAATCAACGAGTCTAGTTTAACTGGAGAGAGTGAACCAGTAAATGTATCAGCTGAGAACCCCTTTCTTCTGTCTGGGACTAAAGTGCAAGATGGTTCGTGCAAAATGCTTATTACTACCGTTGGGATGAGAACTCAATGGGGAAAATTGATGGCTACTCTTTCTGAAGGTGGTGATGATGAGACCCCTTTGCAAGTTAAACTGAATGGAGTCGCAACTATTATTGGAAAAATAGGTCTATTTTTTGCTGTAATCACCTTTGCTGTTCTTGTGCAAGGACTGTTTAGCAAGAAGATGATTCAAGGTACCGTATGGAGCTGGTCAATAGACGAGGCACTGGAAATGCTCGAATACTTTGCTATTGCAGTCACCATTGTTGTGGTTGCTGTCCCTGAGGGGTTGCCTCTAGCTGTTACCTTGAGCCTTGCATTTGccatgaagaagatgatgaacgACAAGGCACTGGTCCGTCATTTAGCAGCTTGTGAAACTATGGGATCTGCCACAACTATATGCAGTGACAAGACGGGGACTCTAACTACTAATCACATGACAGTTGTAAAAGCGTGTTTTTgtgggaaaataaaagaaattagtAGCTCTATGGAGAAATCTACCTTCTGCTCAGACATTCCAGATTCTGTTGTTACAATGATTCAGAAGTCTATATTCAACAACACTGGAGGCGATATTGTCCTAACTGAGAATGGAAAAATCGAAGTCCTTGGCACACCTACTGAGGCTGCACTTCTTGAATTTGGCGTCTTCCTTGGAGGAGATTTCAAAGCAGAGAGACAAGCATCGAAGCTTGTCAAAGTCGAGCCATTTAACTCTGAAAAGAAGCGAATGGGTATAGTTCTGGAATTACCTGGAGAATGTTTTCAGGCACATTGCAAAGGCGCGTCCGAGATTATTCTCTCCGCCTGTGACAAGACCCTGAATTCAGCAGGCGAGGTTGTTCCTCTAGATGAAGAAACATATAATTTTCTGAACGAAACAATCGAACAATTTGCTAATGAAGCTCTGCGGACTCTGTGCCTCGCGTATAAGGATATTGAAGGTGACTACAAGGCTGATAGTCTCGTTGCATTTGAGGGTTACACTTTGATAGGAATTGTAGGTATCAAAGATCCAGTTCGTCCTGGAGTGAAGGAGTCTGTAGCAATCTGTAGGTCAGCTGGAATTATGGTGCGGATGGTGACAGGAGACAACATTAACACAGCTAAGGCTATAGCTAGAGAATGTGGAATATTGACTGATGATGGCCTTGCAATTGAAGGCCCAGAGTTCCGAACGAAGAGCGACGAGGAATTGCAAAAGATCATCCCTAAACTACAG GTTATGGCTCGTTCTTCACCAATGGATAAGCATACCCTTGTCAGGCATCTGCGGTCCACATTTCAGGAGGTTGTTGCAGTGACTGGAGATGGAACAAATGATGCTCCAGCACTTCACGAAGCAGATATTGGTCTTGCGATGGGAATTGCTGGAACTGAG GTGGCTAAGGAGAGTGCCGATGTTATAATTTTAGATGATAACTTCTCCACCATTGTTACTGTTGCCAAATGGGGCCGCTCTGTTTATGTCAATATTCAAAAGTTCGTCCAATTTCAACTCACGGTTAATGTGGTAGCACTGATTGTCAACTTTTCCTCGGCTTGCTTGACAG GCCAAACACCTCTCACCGCTGTCCAGCTTTTGTGGGTGAACATGATTATGGACACACTCGGAGCACTTGCACTCGCCACTGAGCCTCCCACCAACGACTTGATGAAGAGAACTCCAGTCGGAAGGAAAGGGAATTTCATCAGCAACGTCATGTGGAGGAACATCTTCGGGCAGTCTATCTACCAGTTTGTCGTCATTTGGTACCTCCAAACTGCTGGAAAGGCTGTGTTCCGTCTCCATGGAGACGATTCAGAGCTGATTCTTAACACAATCATATTCAACTCATTCGTCTTCTGTCAA GCTTTCAATGAGATAAACTCCAGGGACATGGAGAAGATAAACGTCTTCAAAGGCATACTCGACAACTATGTCTTTGTGGGAGTGCTGAGCTGCACGGTCTTCTTCCAAGCCATTATTGTCGAGTTTCTGGGCACTTTTGCAAACACACATCCTCTCACATGGCAGCAGTGGCTAGCAAGCATATTGATCGGGCTTCTGGGCATGCCGATTGCTGCTGCCATCAAAATGATCCCGGTCGGGTCAAGGTAA
- the LOC121754190 gene encoding calcium-transporting ATPase 1-like isoform X1, which translates to MGSYLKDFSDVKPKNSSEEALQRWRKACWLVKNRKRRFRFTANLSKRFEAREIQKSNQEKLRVAVLVSHAALSFIQGISYSVPEDVKGAGFEIDADELGSIVEGHNVKKLKVHGGVEGLVGKLSTSVSDGINNSEAALSRRRDVYGINKFLESPAKGFWLFVWEALQDTTLMILAVCAVVSLIVGIATEGWPNGAHDGLGIVASILLVVFVTATSDYKQSLQFKDLDKEKKKITVQVTRNGYRQKISIFDLLAGDIVHLAIGDQVPADGLFVSGYSLLINESSLTGESEPVNVSAENPFLLSGTKVQDGSCKMLITTVGMRTQWGKLMATLSEGGDDETPLQVKLNGVATIIGKIGLFFAVITFAVLVQGLFSKKMIQGTVWSWSIDEALEMLEYFAIAVTIVVVAVPEGLPLAVTLSLAFAMKKMMNDKALVRHLAACETMGSATTICSDKTGTLTTNHMTVVKACFCGKIKEISSSMEKSTFCSDIPDSVVTMIQKSIFNNTGGDIVLTENGKIEVLGTPTEAALLEFGVFLGGDFKAERQASKLVKVEPFNSEKKRMGIVLELPGECFQAHCKGASEIILSACDKTLNSAGEVVPLDEETYNFLNETIEQFANEALRTLCLAYKDIEGDYKADSLVAFEGYTLIGIVGIKDPVRPGVKESVAICRSAGIMVRMVTGDNINTAKAIARECGILTDDGLAIEGPEFRTKSDEELQKIIPKLQVMARSSPMDKHTLVRHLRSTFQEVVAVTGDGTNDAPALHEADIGLAMGIAGTEVAKESADVIILDDNFSTIVTVAKWGRSVYVNIQKFVQFQLTVNVVALIVNFSSACLTGQTPLTAVQLLWVNMIMDTLGALALATEPPTNDLMKRTPVGRKGNFISNVMWRNIFGQSIYQFVVIWYLQTAGKAVFRLHGDDSELILNTIIFNSFVFCQAFNEINSRDMEKINVFKGILDNYVFVGVLSCTVFFQAIIVEFLGTFANTHPLTWQQWLASILIGLLGMPIAAAIKMIPVGSR; encoded by the exons ATGGGGAGCTATTTGAAGGATTTTTCCGACGTGAAGCCGAAGAATTCATCTGAGGAGGCGCTGCAGCGATGGCGGAAAGCTTGCTGGCTGGTGAAGAATCGGAAGAGGAGGTTCCGCTTCACCGCTAATCTGTCAAAGCGTTTCGAAGCGCGCGAGATCCAGAAGTCCAATCAG GAGAAGCTTAGAGTCGCGGTATTAGTTTCCCATGCCGCTCTTAGTTTTATTCAGG GTATAAGCTATAGTGTGCCTGAGGATGTCAAGGGGGCAGGTTTCGAAATAGATGCGGATGAACTAGGGTCGATTGTCGAAGGTCATAACGTAAAGAAGTTGAAGGTTCATGGTGGTGTTGAGGGTTTAGTAGGTAAGCTATCAACTTCAGTTAGTGATGGGATTAATAATTCTGAGGCGGCGCTTAGTCGTAGAAGAGATGTTTATGGAATTAATAAGTTTTTGGAGAGCCCGGCTAAGGGCTTTTGGCTTTTTGTGTGGGAAGCCCTGCAAGACACTACCCTCATGATACTTGCTGTTTGTGCTGTGGTCTCTCTGATTGTTGGCATTGCAACAGAGGGATGGCCGAATGGTGCTCATGATGGACTTGGCATCGTAGCCAGTATACTTCTTGTTGTATTCGTCACTGCTACAAGTGATTATAAACAATCATTACAATTCAAGGATTTGgataaggaaaagaaaaagattaCAGTCCAGGTTACTAGAAATGGATACAGACAAAAGATTTCAATATTTGATTTACTTGCAGGAGACATTGTTCATCTTGCTATAGGGGATCAGGTCCCAGCTGATGGACTCTTTGTTTCAGGTTATTCGTTGTTAATCAACGAGTCTAGTTTAACTGGAGAGAGTGAACCAGTAAATGTATCAGCTGAGAACCCCTTTCTTCTGTCTGGGACTAAAGTGCAAGATGGTTCGTGCAAAATGCTTATTACTACCGTTGGGATGAGAACTCAATGGGGAAAATTGATGGCTACTCTTTCTGAAGGTGGTGATGATGAGACCCCTTTGCAAGTTAAACTGAATGGAGTCGCAACTATTATTGGAAAAATAGGTCTATTTTTTGCTGTAATCACCTTTGCTGTTCTTGTGCAAGGACTGTTTAGCAAGAAGATGATTCAAGGTACCGTATGGAGCTGGTCAATAGACGAGGCACTGGAAATGCTCGAATACTTTGCTATTGCAGTCACCATTGTTGTGGTTGCTGTCCCTGAGGGGTTGCCTCTAGCTGTTACCTTGAGCCTTGCATTTGccatgaagaagatgatgaacgACAAGGCACTGGTCCGTCATTTAGCAGCTTGTGAAACTATGGGATCTGCCACAACTATATGCAGTGACAAGACGGGGACTCTAACTACTAATCACATGACAGTTGTAAAAGCGTGTTTTTgtgggaaaataaaagaaattagtAGCTCTATGGAGAAATCTACCTTCTGCTCAGACATTCCAGATTCTGTTGTTACAATGATTCAGAAGTCTATATTCAACAACACTGGAGGCGATATTGTCCTAACTGAGAATGGAAAAATCGAAGTCCTTGGCACACCTACTGAGGCTGCACTTCTTGAATTTGGCGTCTTCCTTGGAGGAGATTTCAAAGCAGAGAGACAAGCATCGAAGCTTGTCAAAGTCGAGCCATTTAACTCTGAAAAGAAGCGAATGGGTATAGTTCTGGAATTACCTGGAGAATGTTTTCAGGCACATTGCAAAGGCGCGTCCGAGATTATTCTCTCCGCCTGTGACAAGACCCTGAATTCAGCAGGCGAGGTTGTTCCTCTAGATGAAGAAACATATAATTTTCTGAACGAAACAATCGAACAATTTGCTAATGAAGCTCTGCGGACTCTGTGCCTCGCGTATAAGGATATTGAAGGTGACTACAAGGCTGATAGTCTCGTTGCATTTGAGGGTTACACTTTGATAGGAATTGTAGGTATCAAAGATCCAGTTCGTCCTGGAGTGAAGGAGTCTGTAGCAATCTGTAGGTCAGCTGGAATTATGGTGCGGATGGTGACAGGAGACAACATTAACACAGCTAAGGCTATAGCTAGAGAATGTGGAATATTGACTGATGATGGCCTTGCAATTGAAGGCCCAGAGTTCCGAACGAAGAGCGACGAGGAATTGCAAAAGATCATCCCTAAACTACAG GTTATGGCTCGTTCTTCACCAATGGATAAGCATACCCTTGTCAGGCATCTGCGGTCCACATTTCAGGAGGTTGTTGCAGTGACTGGAGATGGAACAAATGATGCTCCAGCACTTCACGAAGCAGATATTGGTCTTGCGATGGGAATTGCTGGAACTGAG GTGGCTAAGGAGAGTGCCGATGTTATAATTTTAGATGATAACTTCTCCACCATTGTTACTGTTGCCAAATGGGGCCGCTCTGTTTATGTCAATATTCAAAAGTTCGTCCAATTTCAACTCACGGTTAATGTGGTAGCACTGATTGTCAACTTTTCCTCGGCTTGCTTGACAG GCCAAACACCTCTCACCGCTGTCCAGCTTTTGTGGGTGAACATGATTATGGACACACTCGGAGCACTTGCACTCGCCACTGAGCCTCCCACCAACGACTTGATGAAGAGAACTCCAGTCGGAAGGAAAGGGAATTTCATCAGCAACGTCATGTGGAGGAACATCTTCGGGCAGTCTATCTACCAGTTTGTCGTCATTTGGTACCTCCAAACTGCTGGAAAGGCTGTGTTCCGTCTCCATGGAGACGATTCAGAGCTGATTCTTAACACAATCATATTCAACTCATTCGTCTTCTGTCAA GCTTTCAATGAGATAAACTCCAGGGACATGGAGAAGATAAACGTCTTCAAAGGCATACTCGACAACTATGTCTTTGTGGGAGTGCTGAGCTGCACGGTCTTCTTCCAAGCCATTATTGTCGAGTTTCTGGGCACTTTTGCAAACACACATCCTCTCACATGGCAGCAGTGGCTAGCAAGCATATTGATCGGGCTTCTGGGCATGCCGATTGCTGCTGCCATCAAAATGATCCCGGTCGGGTCAAGGTAA
- the LOC121792392 gene encoding transcription factor MYB118-like codes for MVTTPDPEPVPVKKVRQRRKRKQKEKEKETWYKGPWTKTEDRKLDSLVKQYGNKKWASVAKHMPRRIGKQCRERWHNNLRPNISKSVVWSDEEELKIVEGHKAYGNRWSQIAKFLPGRSENDVKNHWNKTKRRQTSSRNIQRSKKLRGFYQSTVLEEYLRNGILNTAAAAADSPPPPPIGDDQEENDVTNAEDDDDVPLSVDDYDIDGVPFFSFEIAAAVEISNCVDAVAGEDSPVTAGEASPVISGDYYEASPVIGGDEYGAAVAASYLAMDEAVDEEMNFLRSLFSDDM; via the exons ATGGTCACAACTCCTGATCCAGAGCCAGTTCCAGTCAAGAAAGTCAGACAAAGGAGGAAGAGGAAACAAaaggagaaagagaaagaaacatGGTACAAAGGCCCTTGGACCAAAACTGAAGACAG AAAACTGGATAGCTTGGTGAAGCAATATGGCAACAAAAAATGGGCATCAGTTGCTAAACACATGCCTCGAAGAATTGGGAAACAATGTCGAGAGCGATGGCATAATAATCTTCGTCCCAATATCTCG AAAAGTGTAGTGTGGAGTGATGAAGAGGAGCTGAAGATAGTTGAAGGCCACAAAGCGTACGGAAACAGATGGTCTCAAATAGCAAAATTCCTTCCTGGAAGAAGTGAAAATGATGTGAAAAATCATTGGAACAAAACCAAAAGAAGGCAGACTTCTTCTAGAAACATCCAAAGGTCTAAGAAGCTAAGAGGCTTCTATCAATCCACCGTTTTAGAAGAATACCTAAGGAATGGGATCCTCaacaccgccgccgccgccgccgattctcctccgccgccgccaatCGGTGACGATCAAGAAGAAAATGACGTAACCAATgcggaggatgatgatgatgttcccCTTTCTGTTGATGATTATGACATTGACGGCGTGCCTTTCTTCTCATTCGAGATTGCCGCCGCTGTTGAAATAAGCAACTGTGTTGATGCCGTCGCCGGCGAAGATTCTCCGGTGACCGCTGGTGAAGCTTCTCCGGTGATCAGCGGCGATTATTACGAAGCTTCTCCGGTGATCGGCGGAGATGAGTATGGCGCGGCCGTTGCGGCGTCGTATTTGGCGATGGATGAGGCGGTGGATGAGGAGATGAACTTCTTGAGAAGTCTGTTTAGTGATGATATGTAA
- the LOC121805394 gene encoding transcription factor bHLH139-like yields the protein MEIAGSFLDEEWESLSQIFSSGGENLDLFHQHGGGGETPSPSFIPSDQTNFCSISQESSNTTEFDEALFLNIHHQPPLNAAYHHDTNSFESMIMNFHNNAGEFPRSKGENPPLETADLKRKSEDFPPQNPKKRPRNKNKKVQSKKGKKMVQEKNNEEEMNGYTSEDESNASQELVNEEIKNSSTKAKGRASRGSATDPQSLYARRRRERINERLKILQNLVPNGTKVDISTMLEEAVQYVKFLQLQIKLLSSDNMWMYAPLAYNGMDMGIYEKLCSNLRQ from the exons ATGGAAATTGCAGGATCTTTTCTGGATGAAGAATGGGAATCTCTGAGCCAAATCTTTTCGAGCGGCGGCGAAAATCTTGATCTCTTTCACCAACACGGCGGCGGCGGTGAGACTCCATCACCCTCATTTATCCCCTCCGATCAAACCAACTTCTGCTCCATCTCTCAAGAAAGCAGCAACACTACCGAATTCGACGAAGCCCTTTTCCTCAACATTCATCATCAGCCTCCTCTCAATGCTGCCTATCATCACGATACCAACTCATTCGAATCCATGATCATGAATTTTCACAACAATGCCGGAGAGTTTCCACGTTCCAAAGGCGAAAATCCGCCTTTGGAAACGGCCGATTTGAAGAGGAAGTCCGAGGATTTCCCGCCACAAAATCCTAAGAAAAGACCAAGAAAT aaaaataaaaaagtgcaGTCAAAAAAAGGGAAGAAAATGGTTCAAGAAAAGAATAATGAAGAAGAAATGAATGGATACACCTCTGAAGATGAGTCAAATGCTTCTCAAGAACTTGTCAATGAAGAAATCAAGAACTCGAGCACGAAAGCGAAAGGCAGAGCTAGTAGAGGATCTGCAACTGATCCACAAAGCCTCTATGCAAGG agaagaagagagagaatcaACGAGAGATTGAAGATCTTGCAGAATCTTGTTCCCAATGGAACAAAGGTTGACATTAGCACAATGTTGGAAGAAGCTGTGCAATATGTCAAATTTTTGCAGCTTCAAATTAAG TTGCTGAGCTCTGATAATATGTGGATGTATGCTCCACTTGCTTACAATGGAATGGACATGGGCATCTATGAAAAGCTTTGTTCAAATCTGAGGCAAtag
- the LOC121801186 gene encoding zinc finger protein ZAT10-like, with protein sequence MAVEALNSPTTPAPPSFKFDNTAASLEPWSKGKRSKRSRSSDRHDHPKEEEYLALCLIMLARGGGASSTAAPPPKSRLPPPPPAALVYKCSVCSKAFGSYQALGGHKASHRNKLSSGADGDEHSTTSASAVTSTSGSGGGRVHECSICHKCFPSGQALGGHKRCHYEGGAPSAAAAAGSSVVSSSEGVGSTVSHRDFDLNLPAFPEFWQRFGGEDEVESPHPAKKARLSPPAKLELV encoded by the coding sequence aTGGCCGTCGAAGCTCTCAACTCTCCCACCACTCCGGCGCCGCCGTCGTTCAAGTTCGACAACACCGCCGCCTCCCTCGAGCCGTGGTCCAAGGGCAAGCGGTCGAAGCGCTCCCGCAGCTCCGACCGCCACGATCACCCCAAGGAGGAGGAATACCTCGCTCTCTGCCTCATCATGCTCGCTCGCGGCGGCGGCGCCTCTTCCACGGCGGCGCCACCGCCCAAATCCCGCCTTCCACCGCCTCCTCCGGCGGCGCTGGTATACAAGTGCTCGGTTTGTAGCAAGGCGTTTGGGTCCTACCAAGCCTTGGGCGGCCACAAAGCCAGCCACCGCAACAAGCTCAGCTCCGGCGCCGACGGAGacgagcactccaccacctccgcctCCGCCGTCACGTCGACctccggcagcggcggcgggagAGTCCACGAGTGCTCCATCTGTCACAAGTGCTTCCCCAGCGGCCAGGCCTTGGGCGGCCACAAGCGCTGCCACTACGAGGGCGGCGCTcccagcgccgccgccgccgccggaagCAGCGTGGTGAGCTCGTCGGAGGGAGTGGGGTCCACCGTTAGCCACCGCGATTTCGACCTGAATCTGCCGGCGTTCCCGGAATTCTGGCAGAGATTCGGAGGCGAGGACGAAGTAGAAAGCCCGCATCCGGCGAAGAAGGCGCGGCTGTCGCCGCCGGCGAAGTTGGAATTGGTCTGA
- the LOC121754200 gene encoding QWRF motif-containing protein 2-like, with translation MVTAAASTPKQRPSQNPKRPPLLPSDSDNAPPRRPRAREVTSRYLSLSTSSSSNSSVSSSVASGSPIPPRRSISPMLGGRGAAIATPRTQPRAVSEERRRPLAATPTPTIAEKMLVKSVRRLSVSFQGQSYSLPVCKEKPPPVAAGTPGVSRKGTPERRKSGVSPVRDRTVKDRDTPRPIEQQRHLWPGRLRSENPNFMNRSLDYGTDRAKWNRSNPAISGLRKSVNTLENRETEDPAVIDEGRSGLGGSLNSDVESVSSEGTDATRPRGRILPARSWQEASHRAQKVVDPVSPLSNSASSRMAGSAKLIVAKKVQNESPVSSPRDVYANRGHSPLRGGSRAASPSRAMTSGSGALLRSMASPIRARNGTGSVVNDNNMVSTPSLISFPIELRRGKFGESRIADAHDLRMLYNRQLQWRLTNAKVENTLLVQKHAAERNLYNAWVNTSKLQLSVMSKRIELQTLRMYLKLYSTLKEQLPHLERWSLLDRDYWSSVSGAIKALEASTVRLPIVDGARADVHEVQEAIYSAVDVMQAMESSIYSLQLKVERMNSLATDISKLSAREHGLLEQCKELFSTTFVPLQVINWSLKVQVMQVQCSQESFSKKT, from the exons ATGGTAACCGCCGCTGCATCCACTCCGAAGCAGCGGCCGTCGCAGAATCCGAAACGGCCGCCGTTGCTGCCGTCCGACTCCGACAATGCGCCCCCGCGCCGCCCCAGGGCACGCGAAGTCACCTCGCGCTACTTGTCTCTCTCCACGTCCTCCTCCTCCAATTCCTCGGTGTCGTCCTCCGTCGCTTCCGGATCGCCAATTCCGCCGAGGAGGTCCATATCTCCGATGCTCGGAGGCAGAGGCGCCGCAATCGCCACTCCGAGGACTCAACCGCGGGCGGTTTCTGAGGAGAGACGGCGTCCGTTGGCAGCGACGCCGACGCCGACCATTGCGGAGAAAATGCTGGTGAAGTCGGTGCGGAGATTATCGGTGTCGTTTCAGGGGCAATCGTATTCATTGCCGGTGTGTAAGGAGAAGCCGCCTCCGGTGGCGGCCGGGACCCCGGGGGTTTCGAGGAAGGGAACGCCGGAGAGGAGGAAATCAGGGGTCTCTCCTGTGAGAGATCGTACAGTAAAGGATAGAGACACCCCGAGGCCGATTGAACAGCAGCGACATCTTTGGCCTGGGAGATTACGCAGTGAGAATCCGAATTTCATGAATCGAAGCTTGGATTACGGTACCGACAGAGCAAAATGGAACCGATCCAACCCTGCTATTTCGGGATTGAGAAAATCTGTGAATACGCTTGAGAATAGAGAAACTGAGGATCCAGCAGTTATCGACGAAGGTCGATCGGGATTAGGAGGTTCGTTGAATTCCGATGTTGAGAGCGTCTCTTCCGAGGGCACCGATGCTACTCGGCCGCGTGGGAGGATTTTACCGGCAAGAAGTTGGCAAGAGGCTAGCCACCGAGCCCAGAAAGTAGTAGATCCTGTTTCACCCTTATCAAACAGTGCCTCTAGCAGAATGGCGGGCTCTGCCAAATTAATCGTGGCAAAGAAGGTTCAAAATGAAAGCCCTGTATCATCACCTCGGGACGTTTATGCTAATAGGGGCCATTCGCCTCTTCGAGGTGGTAGCAGAGCAGCTTCACCAAGTAGGGCCATGACTTCGGGGAGTGGTGCTCTGTTGAGGAGCATGGCTAGTCCAATAAGGGCTAGAAATGGCACAGGGAGTGTGGTGAACGACAATAACATGGTTAGTACACCGTCCTTGATTAGCTTTCCCATTGAATTGAGGAGAGGAAAGTTCGGAGAAAGTCGAATAGCTGATGCGCATGACTTGAGGATGCTTTATAACCGGCAGTTGCAGTGGCGATTAACAAATGCAAAGGTAGAGAATACCCTTTTGGTGCAAAAACATGCAGCCGAG AGAAACCTCTACAATGCTTGGGTGAACACTTCGAAATTGCAGCTCTCTGTTATGTCCAAGAGGATTGAACTACAAACGTTGAGAATGTATTTGAAGCTTTATTCAACGTTAAAGGAACAA CTGCCACATTTGGAGAGATGGAGTCTGCTAGATAGAGATTACTGGAGTTCAGTTTCTGGTGCTATAAAAGCGTTAGAAGCTAGCACTGTCCGTCTTCCTATTGTTGATGGTGCCAGG GCTGATGTTCATGAAGTTCAAGAAGCAATATATTCAGCTGTTGACGTTATGCAAGCAATGGAATCTTCAATTTACTCTTTACAGTTGAAG GTGGAGCGGATGAACTCACTAGCAACAGACATTTCCAAGTTAAGTGCAAGAGAGCATGGTTTGCTAGAGCAATGCAAAGAATTGTTCTCAACAACATTCGTACCCTTACAG GTGATAAATTGGAGCTTAAAAGTCCAAGTAATGCAGGTTCAATGTTCACAAGAAAGCTTCTCAAAGAAAACCTAA